The region AATTTGTTAAGTTTATTTGTATGAGGGCATTTTAATCTTCTTTTTAACTAATATACTTCCGCGTGTAGTTAGGGCCTAGGGGCATATTCCTAATTAAGAAGCTTCTGCTTCAATTCCTATGCCTAATCATATCCACGGATTAATGGCGGGGGAATCAGAACTTAACCGGTCTAAATAGCGTCTACCACGGCAACCAACCGTACGAGATAACTGGTCTTTCGCTTGTCATGCATTGCACTGTCACCTGTGCAAATCCACAAGCACATTAGtgtatttagaaaaaatattattgctAACTACCCATATTCTAAGTCTCTAACAACATGTtcggttcacggaatgaattttaagagAATACGAATAGTATTTCATAGAGAAtagaataggtaaggaatagaatatgaattgtattctattttttggttcgctgaaagaatagactttaggaatgtaatttcaatgtttgattggtttaagtgtttaaaagacataaatacccatatataaaaaatgtattattattattacttacatttttaatatataatacaaaaaaggTATTTTcggtattatagtataaaagctattcccaaatacttgggaatagctaatactagggTCCTCTAGGAATGACTGTTCTCCTTGCAAAGGGAATATATAGCTCATTTCCGGGAATGCTATTCTCAGGAATAGAATGAcgaaacaaacaatggaataggtctattctcAAAAaatggtattccattcccgacctattccaCAAACCAAACACACGGTAAGAGTTGTGCATTAGCAGACTATTGGTGCAAGTGTGAGGGCACTGCTGTGCATTTGTTGCGAATTCGGTGTGCACCCTTACCATAACTGCGGTGCATTTCGAACTACTGAGCTTCTGTTCCTACACTATTGAACCTCTAAAGTGCATTTTGTAAATTAGAATACACTCTGTTAAGCTGATTAATGGTGTATTATTACGAGTGCAATAAtgagtaataatattatattagtatGGGCACAGATGCTTTAAATTTGTTCTTCCTTGAAGTTTCACTCACACGAAGGCTCCTGAAGGAGTTCAATTAGCTGTTCACACTGTGTATCAGCTGGTAAAcacttatatataatttgtattttaatataagCTACATACTTATCTACTtacaaattaaatcatatttatcATATTAAGTTTGCATGGGAGGGAGATTCCCGGCCTGTCTCCATCTCCAACAACCTTTTACCTTGTTCTTATTATTGTGGTTGTCTATCCCTTcctatatttatttacatgaGATACAACACGTTTATCATTTCCTTCATCAATTTCTATATAAAAATGGTAGATGGGTAATCTTTAAGTTTGGAATTCTTACTTGCTTGAGGCCACGCGTACGTATGCAGTAGGACCACgcttaaaaagtaaaaaccctctttcaataatttgattatattgtattcaaaagaaaatttggCATATATGTAACAATATtaaataaacttaatattttgCATTATTGTTTCGaactaaattaatatttttttttggaatgtcTGGTGCACTCACAAAGTAGATAACGTGCATGGTCACTTTATAAATACGTACTACTGTACTGTATCCTCAAGCATATCCATTCCTTCATTATTTCTGTGATTTTAGCTTATAAGCAGACTATCCAAATTCCAAAAACATGGCCTCCTCAAATCAATTGAAAAACAGAGCCCAAAACTCAAATTATGACGAGAATAAATGGGTTATGCGCATCCTAAAAGTTCTTGATCAGGAGTCCGAGGAGGAAGAGATTGACCTGACCGTCACCATTTTCGGGGTGCCCAAAACCCTTATGGCGTATCATCCCGAGAGTTATCTCCCACAAAGAGTAGCCATAGGGCCCTACCACAATACCCACCCGGAGCTCCATGAAATGGAGCGCCACAAGATTGATGCGGCCAAGATTTTCCAGAAACAGCTCAAAACCATAAAGCTGCACAGTCTGGTAGAGGAGCTGATGAAAGTGGAGTCCAGGATTAGGCTTTCCTATGACAGAGAGCTGATGAATCTTAGGACGGAGACGCTGGCGTGGATGATGGCGGTGGACGCCTCGTTCTTGCTGGAGTTTCTCAAGGTTTATGCGGTTAAAGAGGGGAAGCTTAAGGCGGCCATGATTTCGTCCAGGATGTCGCATTTGGTTGACCTGGCGGGGAAGAAATCGTCGCATAATGCGTTGCTTAGAGATATTATTATGCTTGAGAATCAAATCCCATTGTTTGTTCTTAGAAAAATGCTGGAACCGCAGTGCCCATCAAAGGAGGAGTCTGATGAGTTGCTTCTCACTATGTTAATGGCGTTGTCCAAAGATCTTTCCCCGTTCAAGATGGCTCAtgattccaattccaattccgCCGTTGTTCAAATCGACGAGGCTACTCATCTTCTGGGCTACCTGTTCGAGTCGATTGTCCCGGAAATGGAAGGCCGTGAGCACGTAGAGATAGCCATTGATGGATGTGAGAAGAAAGATGGAGAAAAGGAGGATTTCTTGAAGAATTCAGGTTATGTCAAGGCTGCTTTCAGCCAGGTCTGGGCTATCCTTTCTAAGATAAACAAAGGCCCCGCTAGAGCTTTAAAGAGACTATCGTCTCTGGCTCCGGTGAAAACGGTGCTGTTAATGCCGTGGAACGCCATCACCAAGCTTCCGGGGATAAACACCTTGAGGGCTCCGATCGAGGGcgtgttttccttttcctgctGCCGGAAACCGGAGGCCGGCGGCGAGAAATCCGACGACTCAAAAGGCCACCCCGACAAGCCCCCATCGATCGAGCAAATCACAATCCCTTCCGTCACCCAGCTCGCCCACGCCGGCGTCCGTTTCGTCCCGACCAACAAAGGAATCCTCAGCGTCGAATTCGACCCCAAAACAGTCACGCTCTATCTCCCCGTCGTCTGCCTCGACATAAACTCCGAGGTGGTCCTGCGCAACCTCGTCGCGTACGAGGCCTGCATCGCCAAAGGCCCATTAGTCCTCGCGCGCTACACGGAGTTCATGAACGGGATCGTGGACACGGCCGAGGACGTCAAGTTTCTGAGAGAGAAAGGGATCATTTTGAACCACCTGAAGAGCGATTGTGAGGTGGCGAATTTGTGGAATGGAATGAACAGATCTGTTAGGTTGACCAAAGTGGCGTTCTTGGATAAAGTGATTGACAATGTGAACAAGTATTACAGTTGCAGGTGGAATGTGAAGACGAAGAGATTCATGAAGTCATACATATTTGGTTCGTGGCAGTTCCTCACCATCTTGGCTACTATTGTGCTCTTGTCGCTGATGTTCTTGCAGTCTTTCTGCTCTGTTTATACTTGCTCTCGCTTTTTCAATGATGTTACCATCACGGATGCACACTAAAAGAATTGATCTTTCCTTGGCAAGATGTTCAAAAGGAAAGTTTGGGGTTTTGAAGTTCTGCAACAGTTTTAGGAATGTCCTTGTTCAtgtaattgtaatttgtaaatgcATGCTTATTAGCTTCTGAGATTTATAATAGTagaacaataatataattagggtTGGTTCATCTAATAGGTCGAATCATTAGTATTGCTATTTGTAGGCTTCCTCATTTAATGTTGGACAACTTCCTCAGTACGTGATCTTAATATTGTTGTCTCCATTTAATGTAATGTCCTTATCAATCACAGTACCGTGCTTTCATCTTAGCATCCTCAGCTCGCTGGGTCAAGCtagcccatatatatatatatatatatatatatatatatatatatatatatatatatatatatatatatatataggcatgaGAAATGCACAATCTGTTTAGTAAAATACTTGACAATGAATTTGGATAAAAGTTTCCTAGTGCATAATCCAGCATCTATACTAGTTTAATTTTTTCACTCTCTTTTATGTTCAAGTAAGAGAGAGATGaaggaaataaaataagaaaaaagaggggaaaaaaacGAAAAAGCTGATGCATcttacacaaaagaaaaaaaaaaaaaaggtataaaGCTCCAACCGGGCTAGGCTTTGCTATGTGGGAAACACGCACAACAATTgcctttctccatttttttctcTATCTTTGGGGCCACGAAAAATTCTTACCTTGGAGGAGATAAAAACATCTTCTCTTACCACCTTCTCTATCATCCACCTCATTATAGGCCCCAAGAAAAATCATGAAAAAGCCACTAGTCTGAATGCTCTAATCATTTTGGGTGTGATGGAAGTAGCAGGTGACACTATTTTGAAGGTACAGTACCAACATGGCAAGGATGGGTTCGGCATTCGGgtgttatatattatatatttatagattatagatataggatatatacaatatatagcACATATAATTAATGGTACTCTTGTTACTCAGAATAATCCTAATACATCATATAAGTTTCTGAGCAAGTATGAGACAAAACTACTAAAGTTACTTTACATATTTACCATTC is a window of Ipomoea triloba cultivar NCNSP0323 chromosome 11, ASM357664v1 DNA encoding:
- the LOC115996472 gene encoding putative UPF0481 protein At3g02645 translates to MASSNQLKNRAQNSNYDENKWVMRILKVLDQESEEEEIDLTVTIFGVPKTLMAYHPESYLPQRVAIGPYHNTHPELHEMERHKIDAAKIFQKQLKTIKLHSLVEELMKVESRIRLSYDRELMNLRTETLAWMMAVDASFLLEFLKVYAVKEGKLKAAMISSRMSHLVDLAGKKSSHNALLRDIIMLENQIPLFVLRKMLEPQCPSKEESDELLLTMLMALSKDLSPFKMAHDSNSNSAVVQIDEATHLLGYLFESIVPEMEGREHVEIAIDGCEKKDGEKEDFLKNSGYVKAAFSQVWAILSKINKGPARALKRLSSLAPVKTVLLMPWNAITKLPGINTLRAPIEGVFSFSCCRKPEAGGEKSDDSKGHPDKPPSIEQITIPSVTQLAHAGVRFVPTNKGILSVEFDPKTVTLYLPVVCLDINSEVVLRNLVAYEACIAKGPLVLARYTEFMNGIVDTAEDVKFLREKGIILNHLKSDCEVANLWNGMNRSVRLTKVAFLDKVIDNVNKYYSCRWNVKTKRFMKSYIFGSWQFLTILATIVLLSLMFLQSFCSVYTCSRFFNDVTITDAH